Below is a window of Hydrogenimonas sp. DNA.
CATTTCACCATTTTCTCCAGATCTTTGTAGCGGTACCACCTGTCGAGCGTTTCGAGGTTGTCCGCACCGATTATGAGGTAAATTGTATCAAAAAACTGTTTGAAATGGCTGACTGTGTCGTATGTGTAGGATTTTCCGTCTCTTCGTATCTCATAGTCACTCACCTCTATTCTGGGATCGAACGCCGTAATCTTCCGGAGCCATTCGAGTCTGAGCCGCGCAGGGGCCGTATGACCCTTTTTGAATGGGCTCGTGTAGGCGGGCACCACTATGAGCTTATCGATATCGAGC
It encodes the following:
- a CDS encoding nicotinate-nucleotide adenylyltransferase, yielding MKEKRIAIFGGSFDPPHLGHIAVMKKALEVLDIDKLIVVPAYTSPFKKGHTAPARLRLEWLRKITAFDPRIEVSDYEIRRDGKSYTYDTVSHFKQFFDTIYLIIGADNLETLDRWYRYKDLEKMVKWVVATRSGTDIPEKFIRLDVDMPVSSTALREKIDPEWIPEPIREEVVNYYSQKREQESN